From Thermoflavifilum aggregans, a single genomic window includes:
- a CDS encoding PLDc N-terminal domain-containing protein: protein MPFPFGVLFIVLIVLFCLFLLLIWIWTLVDILRSRFDSDTTKLIWVIVIIFLPVLGVILYWIVGREQRQSS from the coding sequence ATGCCTTTTCCTTTCGGAGTTTTGTTTATTGTCCTGATAGTCCTTTTCTGTCTGTTTCTGCTGTTGATATGGATCTGGACATTGGTGGATATTTTGCGCAGTAGGTTTGACAGCGATACCACCAAGCTGATCTGGGTTATTGTGATAATTTTTCTGCCTGTTTTGGGAGTGATTTTGTACTGGATTGTCGGACGGGAGCAGCGGCAGTCTTCTTAA
- a CDS encoding peroxiredoxin — translation MWKKKLWIPVIIILSGLLFAQQIMAQSKPLKKGDKAPLFTAKACQAGKTFDFSLKNALAKGPVVVYFYPAAYTGGCDLEAHTFSELKEQFTQAGATIIGVSADDVARLKSFSSDPNYCAGKFPVASDPDGKIAALYGLKIIPPQPGVKDVRGEPVTHGFIPRTTFVISPEGKIVAVFSSETDHISPDQHAKMSLAIVQQLHSHQG, via the coding sequence ATGTGGAAGAAAAAATTATGGATCCCAGTGATCATTATTTTAAGTGGGTTATTGTTTGCACAACAAATCATGGCACAATCCAAACCATTGAAAAAAGGCGATAAAGCTCCGTTATTTACTGCCAAGGCCTGTCAGGCAGGAAAAACATTTGATTTTTCGCTGAAAAATGCCCTGGCAAAAGGGCCGGTGGTAGTGTATTTCTATCCTGCAGCCTATACCGGTGGTTGTGATCTGGAGGCACATACCTTTTCTGAACTGAAAGAACAATTCACACAAGCAGGTGCTACCATCATTGGTGTATCTGCAGATGATGTGGCAAGGTTGAAATCTTTTTCCTCCGATCCCAATTATTGTGCAGGCAAATTCCCAGTAGCTTCTGATCCGGATGGAAAAATAGCTGCTTTGTATGGATTAAAAATCATACCGCCCCAGCCAGGTGTAAAAGATGTGAGAGGCGAGCCAGTTACACATGGATTTATTCCACGCACGACATTCGTAATCAGCCCTGAGGGTAAAATTGTAGCTGTGTTTTCATCTGAAACTGATCATATTTCTCCAGATCAGCACGCAAAGATGTCGCTGGCTATTGTGCAGCAATTACATTCCCATCAGGGTTGA
- a CDS encoding PLDc N-terminal domain-containing protein, which translates to MMLLLLGWGLWGLLTLILWIWALVDIIRSRFESDTTKIIWIVVVILLPVLGSILYLIIGRNQRVA; encoded by the coding sequence ATGATGTTGTTACTACTTGGCTGGGGCCTCTGGGGCCTGCTGACATTGATTCTCTGGATCTGGGCGCTGGTAGATATTATCAGAAGCCGGTTCGAAAGTGATACCACCAAAATCATCTGGATTGTGGTGGTGATTCTGCTTCCGGTGCTGGGTTCCATTTTGTATCTGATCATTGGTCGCAACCAGCGCGTAGCGTGA